The following are encoded together in the Zingiber officinale cultivar Zhangliang chromosome 8A, Zo_v1.1, whole genome shotgun sequence genome:
- the LOC122010235 gene encoding 1-deoxy-D-xylulose 5-phosphate reductoisomerase, chloroplastic-like isoform X1: MTLGLPLSGEIGGVSFLESCRGAFTQRKVCLPLGQKQKGAKIQFWRASCSMQQGPPPAWPGRAVEEPGRKTWDGPKPISIVGSTGSIGTQTLDIVAENPDKFKVVALAAGSNVTLLADQIKTFRPQLVSVRNESLVAELKKALEDAEHKPEIIPGEEGIVEVARHPDAVTVVTGIVGCAGLKPTVAAIQAGKDIALANKETLIAGGPFVLPLAHKHNVKILPADSEHSAIFQCIQGLSEGALRRIILTASGGAFRDLPVEKLKDVKVADALKHPNWNMGKKITVDSATLFNKGLEVIEAHYLFGADYDNIEIVIHPQSIIHSMVETQDSSVLAQLGWPDMRLPILYTLSWPDRIYCSEISWPRLDLCKQGSLTFKAPDNVKYPSMDLAYAAGRAGGTMTGVLSAANEKAVEMFINEKINYLDIFKVVELTCDAHRNELVARPSLEEIVHYDLWARDYAANLQLSSGLSPVAA; encoded by the exons ATGACGCTCGGACTGCCGCTTTCGGGGGAGATTGGAGGCGTCTCCTTCTTGGAGTCCTGCCGGGGCGCCTTTACCCAGCGCAAAG TGTGCCTTCCTTTGGGACAAAAACAAAAGGGAGCAAAAATTCAATTCTGGAGAGCAAGTTGTTCCATGCAGCAGGGGCCTCCACCGGCCTGGCCTGGTCGAGCTGTTGAGGAACCGGGACGCAAGACTTGGGATGGACCAAAGCCTATTTCAATTGTTGGATCCACTGGGTCAATTGGAACTCAG ACATTGGATATAGTTGCTGAAAACCCAGACAAGTTTAAGGTTGTTGCTCTTGCAGCTGGTTCCAATGTGACACTCCTTGCCGATCAG ATAAAGACTTTCAGACCTCAACTGGTTTCTGTGAGAAATGAGTCACTGGTTGCTGAACTTAAAAAGGCCTTGGAGGATGCTGAACACAAACCTGAAATCATTCCTGGTGAGGAAGGCATTGTAGAG GTTGCTCGCCATCCTGATGCCGTGACAGTAGTTACAGGAATAGTAGGATGTGCAGGACTAAAG CCTACAGTTGCTGCTATTCAGGCTGGGAAAGACAtagccttggcaaataaagaaactCTTATTGCTGGCGGTCCTTTTGTGCTACCACTTGCGCACAAACACAATGTGAAAATTCTTCCTGCTGATTCAGAACATTCTGCCATATTCCAG tgTATCCAAGGCTTGTCAGAGGGTGCACTGCGACGCATAATTTTGACTGCATCGGGAGGAGCCTTCAG GGATTTGCCTGTTGAAAAACTAAAAGACGTGAAGGTTGCTGATGCTTTGAAGCATCCCAACTGGAACATGGGAAAAAAGATCACTGTGGATTCTGCTACCCTGTTCAACAAG GGACTAGAAGTTATAGAAGCACACTATTTGTTTGGAGCAGATTATGATAATATAGAGATTGTGATTCATCCACAATCGATAATCCACTCCATGGTTGAGACTCAG GACTCATCTGTATTGGCTCAACTAGGGTGGCCTGATATGCGCCTTCCAATCCTTTACACACTATCATGGCCGGACAGAATCTATTGCTCAGAGATTTCATGGCCTCGACTTGATCTTTGCAA GCAAGGCTCATTGACCTTCAAAGCTCCAGATAATGTGAAGTACCCTTCAATGGATCTCGCCTATGCAGCTGGCCGAGCCGGGGGCACAATGACAGGAGTCCTTAGTGCTGCAAATGAAAAGGCAGTGGAGATGTTCATTAATGAGAA AATCAACTATCTGGACATATTCAAGGTAGTGGAACTCACATGCGATGCTCACCGAAACGAACTCGTCGCGCGCCCTTCGCTCGAGGAAATCGTGCACTATGATCTGTGGGCTCGGGACTATGCCGCCAATTTACAGCTCTCATCTGGCTTGAGTCCTGTGGCTGCTTGA
- the LOC122010236 gene encoding uncharacterized protein LOC122010236, with protein MATERPAPATFPYFSSSPSFGRAPVEYEKAAYDGSDSPTFGVAHRLETLPPPAKASADGDDEEYDASSDDFEFSVESNGAFGFPPADADEIFCGGRMLPVYPVFNRDLIRRPAEAEEPEADTIPIRKLLIAEKEVEREEHQPERCKKSASTGTLRGLFRSFTIGRSQSDGRDKFVFIEASAPGSASAKKMISNKVSKKGPRAAEADAVTANPPLYGKGTTNKAVKGPRRSFLPYRQELLGLFAPANALTHNTHKRNPFYY; from the coding sequence ATGGCGACTGAACGCCCGGCGCCGGCGACGTTTCCCTACTTCTCCTCGTCCCCCAGCTTCGGAAGAGCACCCGTCGAGTACGAAAAGGCAGCGTACGATGGCTCCGACTCCCCCACTTTCGGCGTCGCTCACCGCTTGGAGACGCTGCCTCCGCCGGCCAAAGCCTCCGCCGACGGCGACGACGAAGAATACGACGCTTCCAGCGATGATTTCGAGTTTTCCGTCGAATCGAATGGAGCTTTCGGGTTTCCTCCCGCCGACGCGGACGAGATCTTCTGCGGCGGGCGGATGCTCCCTGTCTACCCTGTCTTCAATCGCGATCTGATCCGCCGCCCCGCGGAAGCGGAGGAGCCGGAGGCTGACACGATACCCATCCGGAAGCTTCTAATCGCGGAGAAGGAGGTGGAGCGGGAGGAGCACCAGCCGGAGCGGTGCAAGAAAAGCGCCTCCACCGGAACGCTGCGGGGTCTGTTCCGGAGCTTTACGATCGGACGGAGCCAAAGCGACGGGAGGGATAAGTTCGTGTTCATCGAGGCGTCGGCGCCGGGGTCGGCGTCGGCGAAGAAGATGATCTCCAACAAGGTCTCGAAGAAGGGGCCGCGGGCGGCGGAGGCAGATGCGGTCACCGCCAACCCTCCCTTGTACGGCAAGGGAACAACCAACAAGGCGGTGAAGGGACCGCGGCGGTCATTCTTACCGTACAGGCAGGAACTACTGGGGCTGTTCGCTCCTGCCAATGCATTGACGCATAATACCCATAAAAGAAACCcgttttattattaa
- the LOC122010235 gene encoding 1-deoxy-D-xylulose 5-phosphate reductoisomerase, chloroplastic-like isoform X2, with protein MTLGLPLSGEIGGVSFLESCRGAFTQRKVCLPLGQKQKGAKIQFWRASCSMQQGPPPAWPGRAVEEPGRKTWDGPKPISIVGSTGSIGTQTLDIVAENPDKFKVVALAAGSNVTLLADQIKTFRPQLVSVRNESLVAELKKALEDAEHKPEIIPGEEGIVEVARHPDAVTVVTGIVGCAGLKAGKDIALANKETLIAGGPFVLPLAHKHNVKILPADSEHSAIFQCIQGLSEGALRRIILTASGGAFRDLPVEKLKDVKVADALKHPNWNMGKKITVDSATLFNKGLEVIEAHYLFGADYDNIEIVIHPQSIIHSMVETQDSSVLAQLGWPDMRLPILYTLSWPDRIYCSEISWPRLDLCKQGSLTFKAPDNVKYPSMDLAYAAGRAGGTMTGVLSAANEKAVEMFINEKINYLDIFKVVELTCDAHRNELVARPSLEEIVHYDLWARDYAANLQLSSGLSPVAA; from the exons ATGACGCTCGGACTGCCGCTTTCGGGGGAGATTGGAGGCGTCTCCTTCTTGGAGTCCTGCCGGGGCGCCTTTACCCAGCGCAAAG TGTGCCTTCCTTTGGGACAAAAACAAAAGGGAGCAAAAATTCAATTCTGGAGAGCAAGTTGTTCCATGCAGCAGGGGCCTCCACCGGCCTGGCCTGGTCGAGCTGTTGAGGAACCGGGACGCAAGACTTGGGATGGACCAAAGCCTATTTCAATTGTTGGATCCACTGGGTCAATTGGAACTCAG ACATTGGATATAGTTGCTGAAAACCCAGACAAGTTTAAGGTTGTTGCTCTTGCAGCTGGTTCCAATGTGACACTCCTTGCCGATCAG ATAAAGACTTTCAGACCTCAACTGGTTTCTGTGAGAAATGAGTCACTGGTTGCTGAACTTAAAAAGGCCTTGGAGGATGCTGAACACAAACCTGAAATCATTCCTGGTGAGGAAGGCATTGTAGAG GTTGCTCGCCATCCTGATGCCGTGACAGTAGTTACAGGAATAGTAGGATGTGCAGGACTAAAG GCTGGGAAAGACAtagccttggcaaataaagaaactCTTATTGCTGGCGGTCCTTTTGTGCTACCACTTGCGCACAAACACAATGTGAAAATTCTTCCTGCTGATTCAGAACATTCTGCCATATTCCAG tgTATCCAAGGCTTGTCAGAGGGTGCACTGCGACGCATAATTTTGACTGCATCGGGAGGAGCCTTCAG GGATTTGCCTGTTGAAAAACTAAAAGACGTGAAGGTTGCTGATGCTTTGAAGCATCCCAACTGGAACATGGGAAAAAAGATCACTGTGGATTCTGCTACCCTGTTCAACAAG GGACTAGAAGTTATAGAAGCACACTATTTGTTTGGAGCAGATTATGATAATATAGAGATTGTGATTCATCCACAATCGATAATCCACTCCATGGTTGAGACTCAG GACTCATCTGTATTGGCTCAACTAGGGTGGCCTGATATGCGCCTTCCAATCCTTTACACACTATCATGGCCGGACAGAATCTATTGCTCAGAGATTTCATGGCCTCGACTTGATCTTTGCAA GCAAGGCTCATTGACCTTCAAAGCTCCAGATAATGTGAAGTACCCTTCAATGGATCTCGCCTATGCAGCTGGCCGAGCCGGGGGCACAATGACAGGAGTCCTTAGTGCTGCAAATGAAAAGGCAGTGGAGATGTTCATTAATGAGAA AATCAACTATCTGGACATATTCAAGGTAGTGGAACTCACATGCGATGCTCACCGAAACGAACTCGTCGCGCGCCCTTCGCTCGAGGAAATCGTGCACTATGATCTGTGGGCTCGGGACTATGCCGCCAATTTACAGCTCTCATCTGGCTTGAGTCCTGTGGCTGCTTGA